The genomic stretch TTCACCATCGCAACCTACAATTTGAATTGGGGTAACCGTCGCGGTGACCAAATTCTCGACGCGGTCTCCGAAGCAGATGCTGATCTGATTTGTTTTCAAGAGACAACGCCCGTATCAGAAACGTTTCTAAAGGAACGACTTGCAAAGACTTATCCCCACTTCCACTCGGTCGGCCACCAAGGCAAGTACTTGGGAGAGCGATTTGTGTTTGCGTCAAAAACCTCTCTTGCAAATACCAGATACGTCGGCCCTGCCACTGGTCTCTTCGGTTTCTTCTCAGCGAGTATCCCCATTGCCGGCGAGTCGGTTCATATTGTCAATGTTCATCTGACGCCATTCCAAGTACAGCGTGGAGGTGGAATCACCGATGCAATGACAGCCGTTTCGGCGACCGAACAAATACACTCTTCCGAAGTCACCGCGATCATCCAGTCATTGGACATCAAGAAGCCCACCATTGTCATTGGCGATTTCAACAGTCTATCGTCGTTCAACGCCCCTAACCGTCTCGTCGAACTCGGGTTTATCGACTCGTTCGCATCTGTGATAACCGACGCCGATACGCACCCGACGTGGCATTGGCCAACACGTCCGTTACCGCTCGCTCTGAGGATCGATTACATTTTTCATACGCCGCACTTTGAAACAATCAAATCCGAAATCATTAAGCGTGACGGCAGTGATCATTCATTGGTGGTTTCGGAATTGAGAAGGACTGATGTTGGCGATGCACGGTAATTCAACGCCACTGATTCTGTTTTCAGGACTTGCAGCGGATCGCGAAGTCTTTGCTCCACAGTCGCTCGCGTTCGAGAACCTGATCGTACCGAGTTGGCCGGTTCCTGAATCAGATGATACGCTTGACAGTTACAGCGAACGATTGGCCGGCGAGTTAGGGCAGTTCGGACCAGCGGTGATTGGTGGCGCGTCGTTCGGTGGGATCGTGGCGTTGCATGTTGCCAAGCACCTTGATCCGTTGGCGGTTATTCTGATTGGCAGTGTTCGCTCATCAGACGAATTGCCCCGATCAGCAAAGTGGTCTCGTCGCTTGCAACCACTCGTTTCCCTGCTACCTGTCCGGCTGATGCAGATCGCCTGTGTGCCGATTGGATCGAAGATGGTTGGCCGTTGGTTTCCACACCTCGGCGGACTGGCCCGCCAATTCCGTCACAGCGATCCGAGAGTATTTAAGTGGTCGCTATCGCGAATCCTAGATTGGGATTCTACGCCGCGAGTTGACTGCCCCATCTTTCACATTCACGGTGACCGCGACTTGGTGCTGCCAATTCGAAACACGCACCCAACACGGGCCGTCGCTGGTGGTGGTCACGTCATTTCACTGACTCACGCGAATGAAGTAAATGCGTTCATCGGTTCGGTATTGGAGCGGAATTTGAATTGAGCTAGTTTCGGTCGCGGCATTCAAGACACTCCGCTGGTAGAATAAACTCTGCCGGACATCCGCATTTCCTTGTCCACCGAAGGCGTTTGGCTCAACGACGCGGTACCGACGGAGTTTATTGAGTTGAATCCCAGAATCGAAGTCGAAATGGAATGACCAATCCCTATTCCACTCCAACATCTGAACCTGCCGCAGAATCCGGCGAAGGTGCGATTCCCGCATCGAGATCACTGGGTGATACTGCTCGCAGTACGTTTATAGCTTGGGAAAAGCTGCGAGTTGTTTTCATCCTCCTGCTTGGCCTGCTAACGGTTCTGTTGGCGGGTCGAAGCCTAATGCGTCTGCGGATTTTTCTTTTGATTGTCGAAGGCGGGATTGCCGCGAACGTCTGCTATTTTGCCGGCCCGATCATCGAGACTTACGTTCGTTGGCTGGGATACGATCGAAAATGGGTGCGTTCGTTTTTATTCATCGGCGGAACACTCCTCACGGCGATATTGGCAATCGGCGCACTCGCCGGCAAAATGATTCCGGATCAGGATTAGACGCAATGAACGACGAAAACTTGCGAGAGATACACAACAACGGTTTCACATTGATCCGTGATGCCGTTGACTCGGCGAATGTGGATATATTGATGCGAGCCTGCCAGCGAGCCCTTGAAATAGACGATCAGGTTGAACGTGCTCGATCGAGTCGTGGCCATGTTTACGCGGCTCGCAACTTGCTTGACGTTGTCCCAGAGATCCAGACGTTTTGGCAACAAGGCATTTTGCTTGACTCGTTGAAATTGGTTCTCGGTGACGCGATCGGTTTGGTCCGAGTTCTATTCTTCGACAAGCCACCTGATCGCACTTGGGCGTTGCCTTGGCACAAGGATACCGCAATCGCCGTGAAAGATAACTCAGGTGCTTCTGAGAGTTTTTCGCGTCCAACGGTCAAAGCTGGTGTGCCGCATGTGGTGGCGTGCGATGAAGTACTTAGGCAAATGCTGACCCTGCGGTTGCATTTGGATGAGGTCACGGATGAGAATGGGCCACTGCGTGTCATTCCTGGATCACATGTGTCAGTTGAAAGCGACGGAGTCGGCGTGGAAAATGCTGTCGCGATCCACGCTGCTGTCGGCGACGTGTTGGCGATGAGACCATTGATCACACATTCAAGCGGATCATCACACCCTGGCACCACTCGCCATCGCAGAATTCTGCATCTCGAGTTTGCCGCGTGCCGCGAATTACCAGATGGTTATCAATGGCACGATTTTGTCGAACCAGCGAAACAACGAGATGCTTCGCGAGATCTGATCGGAACAGGAGAATAGCGGCAGGAACTTAAAGCTCAGATTTTTATTTGGATTGATTGATCAATGACTTTGCTTCAAATGCGATCAGTAATTTTGTTCTTCCTTGTTCTTGTTTGTGTTCCGATGAGCATGAAAGCGGATTCTCCGCCCGCTTGCCCTGAAGATCAGATGATCGCTGAAGCACTCTGGTCGATCTTTATTGCAGAGCCTGTTGGTTCTGTTGATGCATCGAAAGCGTTTGAGAGGGTTTGCAAAGCCTATCCTCAATCGGCACGCGTAGCCTATTGGAAAGGCAGGCTGGGAGTCTATGAAAGCAACATTGAAAAGACTATTGAACTCTTAGACAAAACGCTGCAGTCAGTTGCCACTATTTCAAATAGCGAATCCGCAGCCGATCAATCTTGGGCGAAAGGTAGGGCGGCTGCGATGCGTTCGTATGCTCGGCATTTGCAGCAGGATCTCCAGGAACGTCGCCAAGCTATGGGTGGCGATTCGTCATCTTTTGAGCATTTGCTACTCACGGCTGTTCAACGTGATCCAATGCTGATTTCTGCTTGGGCTGCACTACTAGATAGCTCAGACCAAACAATTGCTCTTGCCGCAGCCGATAGTTGGGCTCAGCTCGAACCACATAACGCTTTGCCGCTATACGCGAAAGCGGTCATTTACACTCGGGGCCTAAAGGAACTCAGTGACCCCATTGATGAAAAAGCGATTGAGGCAATGGAGGCCGGCAATTCACGCTCGGACTGCATTGCACCAGAGGCTCCGTGGCCGACGGGTTTTTTACTAACTTTCCCGGAATCCGTTGAGAAGGAAATGCCTGGGCTTAGCGGCAACAGTGTGCCAGAAGGCATCTTTCGAAGAGCGGTTGAAGGTAGACTTTTCGCCGCAGAAGCGATCGGCAACTGGGGCGCAGTTGCATCGTCATCGCTTCGTCAGTTGGGTAGTGACATTTTGAGCCGATCGCATCGGTTGCCGATCGAGCAAGACATTCGGCATCTGCGCGCGTTCGCAGGCGTCGGAGTACATCTCGCCAACTCCAATCGATTGATGTACGGTTTAACAATCGGTAGTGTCGAACGGGTCTTGCTGCGATTAGAGACGATCGCGATCGATCAGCCGGACTTTGAATCGGGGATAGTGTTTTTTGAAATCCGGCACTACCTGCAAGACACGGTCCGCGAAGTCGCAGCGACCTATCGGACGGAACTTGATCAGACGAAAAGAGCTGAGAAAGACGCATTGTCTGCGATTTTAGATGCCAAAATCTCCGACGAGGATCAGCGTGCGACGGAAGTGATGCGTTCTCGAGCAAAACGGATTGCGATTCCTGAAATTGAGATCGCAGAGACGAATCGCCCCAAGCGGATCATCGGTACGGACGCTGCGAACCATGCGGTCGATTTTATTCGGCTTGATGTCGTTGTTGGCAAGGAACGCGCCGTGCATGCACACAGGCTTGGTATAGAATTTGAAGCATGGTTTCAGGAACAGATCCGACAAAAGGGTGTTGCTTCGGAAAAAACCTCGCCTTCGGATCTGACCAGTGAGGAATTATGCGAACTCGGAATCCCCACGCTGCAGCAGCAGATCGCGGAGTTGCGGGCCTACAACCGAACTCACAAACGCAGCTTGGGGATCTTGTTGTGCGTGAGAGACGACGACGTGGGGCAGCAAATTGCCGATGACTGCTATCTTAGCGGGTATCTTGGCCAGCGTGATCCTTGCATCATCGCGTTTGATGACGCTGAGAATTTGAGCGAATTTCAACAGTTCTACGAGCATTTGAATCTGCGAGTTATGCTGATTCCCACCGATGGACCGCAAACCGATTAGGATCTTCTGCAGACCTTGGATGCGGCAAACGTATGATTTACAGAATCTCTCAAACATCTTTCCACTGACCTGATGCGCAACTTGATCGGCAAGAAGAAATCGGATAGAGATTATGTTGAATCCGTCGCCAGAAGGCTGGCGTTTTGGGATAGATGGCGAGTTCTCTTACTGATCGTGTTCGCGGTCGTTATTGCCTCAATGGTCGCATTTTTTGTGTTCTTGTTCAATTTTGTTCATGATCTCAATCCGAACAATGCTCTTGGCGTCAACGTCAACAAGATATTTCTGCTCGTTGCTTTTCTACTGGGAGCAGCATTCGGGATGCACCTTGCCGCGGCTATTGTCTACTTTGCAAACGCCTTGATTACCGGGTTCCGGTCCGAGCGTTTGCTTGTTAGGTATTTCGATGAACGAAAGTCTGCCTCCTAGCCTCTTCTTCGGTCATCAAGAGCCTTCCCGAGACGTTGACGCTGTACATTCCAATTCGATTGATTTGCTATGTTGCGCAGCTGTCGTTCCTTAAGCGAGTCTTGGCCACTTTTCGATGGGGCGTATCCAATAATTCGCTCTTGAATGTCTGGTGCAAGGTTGTTCAAGTTGAGAATCTGAGTCACTCGGGCGCGGGTGATGCCGGCGGTCCGGGCGATTTCGGCTTGGTCTTTGAATTGGCCGGTGGCGAGGAGGTGGTCGAGCCGGATGGCGAGGGCCATCAGTTTAGTAACGTGGGGCACGCGCGGCGTGGGCGGGGGTTTGGTCGCAGTGACGGACGTAACGCGGTGTCGGCCGCGTGCGGCGGTGGTGGTTTGGAACTTGGCTTGGATGTGGGTCATTCGGCTGCGTTGGGGTTTGAGTTTGGGGTGCCGGTGCTGAGCGATTGCAGGCCGGCGGGACTGAGCGTGATCGAGAGGTTGCCTTCGACGGGATCGTGTTCGATGCGTTCGATCAGAAGCGACATCAGGCGGGAGCGTTCCCCGATCGTGAGGTGATCCCAGAGCGTTTCGATGTCTTTCACGGCGCGGAGGATGGCGACGCGGTCGGGTGATGCGGTATCGATGACTTGAAGTTGCTCGTTGACCGCATCGAGTCGTTGGCAGTCGCGGCGATGCTGGTCGGTCAGCGTGGCGAGCGATTGAAGCCTTGCCACGTCGCGATCGTGATCGTCGGCTGGCGTCGATAATGCGTCGATCGCCTTTTCGGTTTGATGCACAGCGGCGACGAGGGTCGACCGCTCTTTGCCGAGGTCCCGGTGACGGTCGTCGACGGATTGGAGAACTCGGTTGCAAGTTTCCGAAAGCAGGTCTTCGTCGATGGTCAGCGATTGCAGTTGAGCGACGATGAATCGCTCGACTTCTTCAGCTGGCAATGATGGACGCGGACAGGTCTTACGACCTCGTTTGGATGCCTTGCTGCAAACGTAGTAGCGATAGCGTTTGGCTTGGCGCCGCTGGCTGCTGACCGAATGAGTCATCGCCGAATTGCATGACGCACAATGAATCAACCCGGCAAGTACGCCGGCGGATCGTCCGTGGACGCGGTCGCCAGCGTTGATTCGGTTTCGCCGCAAGCGTTGTTGGACACGCTCGAACGTTTCGGGATCGACGATCGCCTCGTGCTCGCCCTCGTAGACTTGATCGTGATAGGTGACCTTTCCGAGATAGATTCGATTCGTCAACAATGCGTGAAGAACGCTCTTAATAAATCGCACGCCGCCGACGGTCTTGCCGGCTTTGGTGGTCGTCGGGTCAAAAAAGTCGAACGAGCATTTAGGTCAGTGAAACCGAGATTGCGTTCTCAGATGAGATCCAATTCTAGGTCGAGATCGAGCTCAAATTCAGCGGTGCCGTTGAAAAATCGCGTCAAAACGGTCGCATCGCGCAGCAGACATCAAACCGATTGTTTTGAAATCGGCGTGGTGCGAGCGAGTGAGAACGGGACGAGCTAAGCCGCACGTCGATACGATCGAAGCAAGCCACCAAGGCGCTCCGTCGTTTCTATCTCAGCGTTCAAATCCGGTGGACGATCCATGGGCACGATCAGCTCGTTGTCCAAACCCTGGTGGTTTCTTTCCGTGTGATAGTGATCGAGGAAACACCGAACAGCTTTTCGCGTCGCGTTCTCGCCAAAGAGAATTAGTTTGTAAAGGCATTCGGATTTCAGCGATCCGAAATACCGCTCTAAGTGCGCGTTTGCATGAGTCGTCAACTGCACCTGATTTGGTCGGTGACGAAAGAACTTTCACGATCACGCATCCGTTTCATCCGCTTAGGGGATGTCGGTTTGCGTTGGTGAGGCATCGAAAGAACTGATGCCTTACCCACTGCATTCATTGGTGGCGTGATGGCGTTGGTGATTACACAACAAAATTTGACCGTGGCCAGTCTCGTTGGTTTCATTTCGCTCGGGGGCATCGCGGTCCGAAACGGCATCTTGTTGGTGACACATTACTTTCATTTGATGCAGGAAGAGGGCGAAGAGTTTTCGCAAGCGATGATCATGCGAGGTAGCCTCGAGCGACTCGCTCCCGTTTTGATGACAGCGATAACCGCAGGCATTGGCTTGATGCCGTTGGTGCTAGGTGGCCAAGAGCCTGGACGAGAAATTCTGTATCCCGTCGCTACCGTGATTCTCGGCGGACTAATCACGTCTACATTCTGCGAATTTCTGATCCATCCTGGACTGTTTTGGAAATTCAGTGGAAAAGACGCTGCCTACTTGGCAAAGCTCGAATCGGAGGAGGACGAATTTGGAATAAAGTAATCAAATCAACAAGGAATCCGTAGGGGCGATCAACGTCTCACCGTACAGTTCAAAACAATTTGCCAACACTCAAAATACTTACAGGAAACTAAATATGAAACTTTCAACCACGATGTTCACTCTGCTGGCAACTGCATGCGTCTTAAGCTTTGCCGGCTGCAAGGACGCAGGAACCCCAGCGACGTCCGCTCCCGGAGCGGCGGCGTCCAATGAGGATGGTACGCACGTCCACGACGATGGCACCGAGCACGCGCCGCACGGAGCGCACGGTGTGGGGCCACACGATGGCACCATCGCCGACTGGGGTGGTGGTAAATATCATGTCGAATTCACCGTCGATCACGACAAGCAAGAAGGCACAGTTTATATCCTCGGTGCCGACGAGAAGTCGCCCGTTCCCATCGAAGCCGAGTCGATCGATCTGAGCATCAATGATCCCGTGATGCAAGTGAGTTTGAAAGCTGCACCGCAAAGCAGCGACCCAGCAGGCAAAGCGTCACGCTTCGTCGGTAACCACGAGAGTCTAGGCGTCGTTCAGGAATACGCAGGAACGATTGGTGGAGTAGTCGACGGCACGCCCTATTCCGGTGACTTTACCGAAGAGGCTCACGGCGACCACGAACACTAATCGTAGGAGAACACGGTGGGCGGTGACCGGCGGTTTCGTCGGTCGGCGATTCTGTTTGTGAATGCCTTCTATAACAGGATCGTAGGAGAAATCCTCCGCCCACCTCTTTTTTGTTACCGGACCCATGGAAAAAAATCTAAAACTATATCCGTACTTTCAAGCGTGCGCGTCGTTGCATTTTTGGTTGCCAGTCTTTTTCCTTTACTTTCAGTCCGTCTTGACGGTTCGGGAAGTGTTGATTCTGGAAACGATTTATTACTGGAGCGTCGTTGCACTGGAGGTGCCGTCCGGGTATTTTTCAGATCGGATTGGTCGACGTCCCACTTTGCAGATTGCCGCAGTGGCATGGACCGCCGCGTATTTGTTGTTTGCGACGACAGCCTCATTCATGTGGTTCGCGTTTGCCCAAATCTTTTTAGCGGTTGGAATGTCGTTCCGGTCTGGAACGGATTCATCAATCCTATACGACTCGTTGCAAACACTCGATCGATCTGACGAGGTGGGCGAGTATGAGGGAGTCGGGCAGAGCTACGGCTTTTATGCGACCGCTGCTGCCTGTCTCGCCGGTGGGATTCTGGCTGGGTTTGACTTGCGAGTCGCCTATCTATTATCTGCAATTGGCAGCGTGTTGACACTTTGGATTGTCTGGCGGATGACGGAACCACCGCGTTATCGAGCCGAAACGGAGTTGACATTTACGAACCAGCTCGTCCGGTGTGTCGCTCAACTGAAACATCCAACCCTTCGCTGGGTTTCGGTATTCGTAGTTGCGATTACGGTTTTCAATCATGTCCCTTACGAGTTCTTTCAGTCCTATCTTGACATTTTGATCCAGCGGTATGGGTTCGCCGATCCGGGGACCTACGCGATGACGCCACTTGTTGCCAGTTTACACGTCGCAGTAACGATGTTGATCGCCGGTTGGGCAAGCAGGCGTTCGATGGCAGTATGTGAGAAGCTAGGTGCGAAATGGACCCTGATTGCATCCATGTTGCTGCAAGCCGGTCTGATTGCCTTAATGGCGATCTGGGTTCATCCAGTGATAGCGGTTTTACTGCTACTAAGAAGCACTCCTCGTGGGCTAATGACCCCCGTTATCAACGCAACCGTTCATCCACATCTAAGCAGCGACATGAGAGCGACCTTTTTATCACTGCAGAGTTTTGCCGGTCGACTCTGTTTTGGCGGAGCCTTGCTGATGACGTCGTTCTTTACAGCGGGCATTGAAAAAATGACTGCGGAGAATCTCTTCAGCATTCTCGCAGTCTATGCAATTGGCAGTCTAGTCGTGCTGCTGATCTTGAGTGCCACAAACCCTGCAATCAAACAGTCGGTTATGAACGAGGATGATGAACAACCCCGGCTGTGAATTATTCATGCAACGCAACCGCATGTCCTCCCCCAACGAACGTTTTCTCAAAGCGAGAACAATCAATCAAATCACTGTCCGCTAAACGCTTGGCCTCGGATGCCGTCACCGTCGGTGTAGTCCGTCGGTGCCTCAAGACCTCCCGTAAGCAACAGTCCGTCAACCTTCGCGGCGGCCTGGGCTAGTCTTCCTTTTGCTTGAACCAGTCGAATCGACGAGTCAAAGAAACTACGACGGATCACGAGGCTTTGAAGAAAGTTGAGTTCGCCCGCACGGTAGGCTTGTTCGGATAGATCGAGACTCTTTTGAACCTGTGGAAGGATCTCATTATCATATTTTCTCACTGTGGCCATCGCTGCGTCGTAGTCTTGTGCCGTACGAGCGAGTCTCGAACGGATCGACTGTTCAACCCGCAGTACATTTTGTGTTGCTCGGACATAGTCAGAATAGGCAGCCGAAATGTTTCCCGTATTCTTATTCCAAACAGGAATCGGTGCTGATAATTGGACGTTCAACATCCCGTGGTTCGTGGCATCGTCGTACCCCGCGCCCAATTGCGCAGTGACGTTCGGTATGTATTGTACTTGTTGACGTTTCAGCAACGCTTGTTTCTCACAGACCAGCGCCCGAGCGACCGCTAGCTCTGGGCTTTGCATGGCAATTTCGCTGAAAGCAACTTGCCAGTCAGGTGTCTCGCTGGGGACATTCAAGTCCGCTGACAAACGAACCGGGGTGTCGACCTGCAGGCCAGCGATCGCTGCAAGGTCTCGCCACGCGCCACGATACATGACTTCAGCCTGCTCCGCGGCCAGAGTGACTTCGCTCAGCAACGTTTGCGACTGCAATGTGTCGATCATCGTGCCTTCGTCTGCTTCTTGACGCTGCTCAGCAGCTTCAACCGCCCGTCGTGCCGTCTTCGCAAACTCGGTCGTAATTTCGAACTGCTGTTGAGCGGCTACGGCTTCAAAGAATCGGACACGAACATCCGTTAGCACACGATATCGCTGAGTTTCGATCTCCGCTTGCTGAGCCGATTGAGTGTGTCCGAGAACTTGCCGATTGATTTCCAGCTTGTCACCGCGAACGAACTCTTGTTCAATAAACAGTCCATGCTGATCGGTATTCCGGTCGGCAATTTGTTGACCGAAGTAACCGAGCAACGGGTTTGGAAGTGCGCCGACTTGTTGACGCAGCCCTGCTGCTTTGCTCACCGTTGCACTGGCCGCAGCGATCGCGGGATTATTGGCGAGTGCCAATTGCTCGACGTCGACGAGCGTATAAGCAGTGGGATTCACGATTTCCATCGTGTCAGACAACGTCACAGGTGCATCGAACGGAGGAATCGCAACCGGCTCCAACGACAATCCCTGCTCAGTGGACTCAGCGTCTTCGATCTGTGTGAAGGCGACCGTCGTCACCTCAGAAGAAGGACTCTCGTCCACTTTGGCTTGCACCCCCGAATCAAGACGATCACTGGCTCTCACTTCCAGGGACACGGGCAGTGGTGACTGACTAATCGACTTGCCGAGCCGCGCACAGCCCAGAGGCAACAAACAAACACAGGCTGTCAAGCAAAGGGCTTGGCTTTTCATGGCATCCATTCAACAAACGGGAAACGAATTCCGTACCGACCCCGCTGACGTCCGTGCCAACGCGATAATCGCTACGTCAATTGTGAATGCCTTAATGCAGAGTATCGGAAGGTTGGTCGTAAAACTCCATTGCAAAGCGTCCCGAGCCAACCAGCCAGATGGATGCCGCAGGATTATCCCGACAAGCAGCATAGTTTGACGTGTCGTTGTGGTCACTTCCAACAAATAGATCCATCAGCGTCCAGGCAAAGTGGTTGCTGATAGTGGTATCATTTTACCCAGGGTTGCGATCTTTGCTTCTGGTTTTCCAATCGCAATATTTTGGTAAAGATCTTCAGTTTCATAAACCTAGATATGGAAAACTTCCATGACCGCATCCACAATCTTCAACCGCCAATCAAAAATGCTTTCTCCCTTCTTGCTTTGATTTCCTTTATTGGTTGCAAACAAGAGTCGGTGGCACCAACCGCACCAGAGACTTCTGCCGCTGGTGACCATGGGCATGAACATGATGCTGGCGATGAAGGGCATGCTCATGGCGCACACGGAGTTGGCCCTCATGACGGAACTCTGGCCGATTGGGGCGGCGGAAAATATCACGTCGAATTCACCGTCGATCACGAAAAACCGCGACCATTTATGTCCTTGGGGCTGACGAAAAATCCGCAGTGCCAATCGACGCGGAGGAGATTGAACTCAGTATCACCGCTCCGGAAATGCAGGTTGTCTTAAGGGCCGTTCCACACGAGGGCGAGTCGGATGGTAAAGCATCGCGGTTCGTCGGTACGCATGAGAAGCTGGGCATTGCTCAGGAGTACGCTGGAACATTAACCGACGTTGTCGCAGGCACACCGTACGCAGGCGAATTCGCTGAAGAGGCTCACGTCGGACACGGTCACTGATGGCAGACGCTTTGACATCAATGTTGGCGACAGTCGAAGTTAACCTGGAACGCATATCCTGGCGTTTGGTTCAATTGATCGTGAATCTGCTTAAGCACGGCGTCATCGTCGGATTC from Novipirellula artificiosorum encodes the following:
- a CDS encoding endonuclease/exonuclease/phosphatase family protein: MIRSIALLVAFLGILSSAASGETFTIATYNLNWGNRRGDQILDAVSEADADLICFQETTPVSETFLKERLAKTYPHFHSVGHQGKYLGERFVFASKTSLANTRYVGPATGLFGFFSASIPIAGESVHIVNVHLTPFQVQRGGGITDAMTAVSATEQIHSSEVTAIIQSLDIKKPTIVIGDFNSLSSFNAPNRLVELGFIDSFASVITDADTHPTWHWPTRPLPLALRIDYIFHTPHFETIKSEIIKRDGSDHSLVVSELRRTDVGDAR
- a CDS encoding alpha/beta fold hydrolase — translated: MLAMHGNSTPLILFSGLAADREVFAPQSLAFENLIVPSWPVPESDDTLDSYSERLAGELGQFGPAVIGGASFGGIVALHVAKHLDPLAVILIGSVRSSDELPRSAKWSRRLQPLVSLLPVRLMQIACVPIGSKMVGRWFPHLGGLARQFRHSDPRVFKWSLSRILDWDSTPRVDCPIFHIHGDRDLVLPIRNTHPTRAVAGGGHVISLTHANEVNAFIGSVLERNLN
- a CDS encoding phytanoyl-CoA dioxygenase family protein, with protein sequence MNDENLREIHNNGFTLIRDAVDSANVDILMRACQRALEIDDQVERARSSRGHVYAARNLLDVVPEIQTFWQQGILLDSLKLVLGDAIGLVRVLFFDKPPDRTWALPWHKDTAIAVKDNSGASESFSRPTVKAGVPHVVACDEVLRQMLTLRLHLDEVTDENGPLRVIPGSHVSVESDGVGVENAVAIHAAVGDVLAMRPLITHSSGSSHPGTTRHRRILHLEFAACRELPDGYQWHDFVEPAKQRDASRDLIGTGE
- a CDS encoding zinc ribbon domain-containing protein, which codes for MRRNRINAGDRVHGRSAGVLAGLIHCASCNSAMTHSVSSQRRQAKRYRYYVCSKASKRGRKTCPRPSLPAEEVERFIVAQLQSLTIDEDLLSETCNRVLQSVDDRHRDLGKERSTLVAAVHQTEKAIDALSTPADDHDRDVARLQSLATLTDQHRRDCQRLDAVNEQLQVIDTASPDRVAILRAVKDIETLWDHLTIGERSRLMSLLIERIEHDPVEGNLSITLSPAGLQSLSTGTPNSNPNAAE
- a CDS encoding integrase core domain-containing protein, whose product is MQLTTHANAHLERYFGSLKSECLYKLILFGENATRKAVRCFLDHYHTERNHQGLDNELIVPMDRPPDLNAEIETTERLGGLLRSYRRAA
- a CDS encoding C40 family peptidase — translated: MKLSTTMFTLLATACVLSFAGCKDAGTPATSAPGAAASNEDGTHVHDDGTEHAPHGAHGVGPHDGTIADWGGGKYHVEFTVDHDKQEGTVYILGADEKSPVPIEAESIDLSINDPVMQVSLKAAPQSSDPAGKASRFVGNHESLGVVQEYAGTIGGVVDGTPYSGDFTEEAHGDHEH
- a CDS encoding MFS transporter; amino-acid sequence: MEKNLKLYPYFQACASLHFWLPVFFLYFQSVLTVREVLILETIYYWSVVALEVPSGYFSDRIGRRPTLQIAAVAWTAAYLLFATTASFMWFAFAQIFLAVGMSFRSGTDSSILYDSLQTLDRSDEVGEYEGVGQSYGFYATAAACLAGGILAGFDLRVAYLLSAIGSVLTLWIVWRMTEPPRYRAETELTFTNQLVRCVAQLKHPTLRWVSVFVVAITVFNHVPYEFFQSYLDILIQRYGFADPGTYAMTPLVASLHVAVTMLIAGWASRRSMAVCEKLGAKWTLIASMLLQAGLIALMAIWVHPVIAVLLLLRSTPRGLMTPVINATVHPHLSSDMRATFLSLQSFAGRLCFGGALLMTSFFTAGIEKMTAENLFSILAVYAIGSLVVLLILSATNPAIKQSVMNEDDEQPRL
- a CDS encoding TolC family protein, producing the protein MKSQALCLTACVCLLPLGCARLGKSISQSPLPVSLEVRASDRLDSGVQAKVDESPSSEVTTVAFTQIEDAESTEQGLSLEPVAIPPFDAPVTLSDTMEIVNPTAYTLVDVEQLALANNPAIAAASATVSKAAGLRQQVGALPNPLLGYFGQQIADRNTDQHGLFIEQEFVRGDKLEINRQVLGHTQSAQQAEIETQRYRVLTDVRVRFFEAVAAQQQFEITTEFAKTARRAVEAAEQRQEADEGTMIDTLQSQTLLSEVTLAAEQAEVMYRGAWRDLAAIAGLQVDTPVRLSADLNVPSETPDWQVAFSEIAMQSPELAVARALVCEKQALLKRQQVQYIPNVTAQLGAGYDDATNHGMLNVQLSAPIPVWNKNTGNISAAYSDYVRATQNVLRVEQSIRSRLARTAQDYDAAMATVRKYDNEILPQVQKSLDLSEQAYRAGELNFLQSLVIRRSFFDSSIRLVQAKGRLAQAAAKVDGLLLTGGLEAPTDYTDGDGIRGQAFSGQ